A single genomic interval of Xyrauchen texanus isolate HMW12.3.18 chromosome 40, RBS_HiC_50CHRs, whole genome shotgun sequence harbors:
- the ptges3l gene encoding putative protein PTGES3L: MPKIVRPENCQPARTLWFDRKKYVTINFAVQNPKEVQVDIQDTKIILSCKDVDDNIIYNEIEFYDRVLKSDSREKVYDRTINVLIRKRKENVAWPRLQKDPAKPAWLFVDFDNWRDWENEDEEGMAEYEQYIDMINDLKQKGEPPAMDDLDDLSD; encoded by the exons ATGCCAAAGATTGTTAGACCGGAGAACTG CCAACCAGCCAGAACATTATGGTTTGACCGGAAAAAGTATGTCACCATCAACTTTGCGGTTCAAAACCCAAAAGAGGTTCAAGTAGACATCCAGGACACTAAAATCATTCTAAG CTGTAAAGATGTTGATGACAACATTATCTACAACGAGATTGAATTTTACGACCGGGTATTAAAATCT GATTCGAGGGAGAAGGTCTATGATCGTACTATTAATGTGTTGATAAGGAAAAGGAAGGAAAATGTGGCATGGCCCCGACTCCAAAAAGATCCAGCAAAG CCGGCGTGGCTGTTTGTAGACTTTGATAACTGGAGGGACTGGGAAAATGAGGATGAAGAGGGCATGGCAGAATACGAGCAGTACATTGAT ATGATTAATGATTTGAAGCAGAAGGGAGAGCCACCTGCCATGGATGACCTGGATGATCTC AGTGACTGA
- the g6pc1a.1 gene encoding glucose-6-phosphatase a, catalytic subunit, tandem duplicate 1, which translates to MDLLHSCGVTLAIHLQTEYRDYVNVFQWVSSVADLHTTFFVFFPIWFYLRRDVAVKLIWVAVVGDWLNLVLKWVLFGERPYWWVHETNFYGPLKHPELQQFPITCETGPGSPSGHAMGSAGIWYVMVTAVLSIAAERKIPALHYRFLQLMLWILLGLVELLVCMSRVFLAAHFPHQVVSGVISGIVVAEISSRVQWIYNASLKKYFSVTLFLLLFAVGFYVLLKALGVDLLWTLAKAQKWCINPDWVLMDTTPFASLLRNMGTLFGLGLGLHLSCYNKRKKNSSATFSAGCIFVSLVLLQLLDSMTFSYNNQLIFYLLSFCKSAAALVVPTALVPGVISWLSSKSKYKKNM; encoded by the exons ATGGACCTGCTTCATAGTTGTGGGGTGACTCTAGCTATCCATTTACAGACAGAGTACCGGGACTATGTGAATGTGTTTCAGTGGGTCTCCTCAGTGGCGGATCTCCACACCACCTTCTTTGTGTTTTTTCCCATTTGGTTTTACCTGCGCAGAGATGTTGCTGTTAAACTCATATGGGTGGCTGTGGTTGGAGATTGGCTGAACCTGGTCTTGAAGTG GGTGCTGTTCGGTGAAAGGCCTTACTGGTGGGTGCATGAGACAAATTTTTACGGGCCTTTAAAACATCCTGAACTGCAACAATTTCCCATCACATGTGAAACCGGACCAG GAAGCCCATCGGGTCATGCCATGGGCTCTGCAGGAATTTGGTATGTGATGGTCACAGCAGTGCTTTCCATTGCTGCTGAAAGAAAAATACCTGCTCTACATTATAG GTTTTTACAGTTGATGCTGTGGATTCTGCTGGGTTTGGTGGAGTTACTGGTGTGCATGTCTAGAGTCTTTCTGGCAGCCCATTTCCCACACCAAGTTGTCAGCGGAGTTATTTCAG GCATAGTTGTGGCAGAAATATCCTCCAGAGTGCAGTGGATCTACAATGCTAGTCTCAAGAAGTACTTCAGCGTAACTCTGTTCCTGCTGCTCTTTGCGGTGGGCTTCTACGTTTTGTTGAAAGCTCTAGGTGTGGATCTGCTGTGGACATTGGCAAAGGCCCAGAAATGGTGCATCAATCCCGACTGGGTCCTTATGGACACCACCCCCTTTGCCAGTCTTTTGAGGAACATGGGAACCCTTTTTGGTTTGGGGCTAGGTCTTCACTTGTCGTGCTACAACAAACGCAAGAAAAACAGCAGTGCCACCTTCAGTGCAGGATGTATTTTTGTATCATTGGTACTGCTACAGCTTCTGGACTCAATGACGTTTTCCTATAACAACCAATTAATTTTCTACCTTCTGTCATTCTGCAAGAGCGCTGCTGCTCTGGTGGTGCCCACTGCACTTGTTCCTGGTGTGATATCTTGGCTTTCTTcaaaaagcaaatataaaaaGAACATGTAG
- the LOC127633804 gene encoding glucose-6-phosphatase catalytic subunit 1-like: protein MNSVMDTLHGFGVSSTQYLQTHYKDAQGWFLFISFAADLRNTFFIFFPIWFHLKESVGIKLIWVAVIGDWLNLVFKWILFGERPYWWVHETSYYTNSSAPHIEQYPMTCETGPGSPSGHAMGAAGVYYALVTSILAIMLNKEKKTSSKSLYLRGSFWTLFWMVQVCVCLSRVFIAAHFPHQVITGVITGMIVAEAFNRQTWIYKASLKNYFNITLFLLSFAVGFYVLLKALGVDLLWTLEKAQKWCVNPAWVHMDSTPFASLLRNMGTLFGLGLGLHSPLYTERKKSNSARVRITCIVASLFLLHLFDSIKPPTHMAALFYLLSFCKSATVPLATVSIIPYCVSGALGLHSKKQI from the exons ATGAATAGTGTGATGGATACACTGCATGGGTTTGGGGTGAGTAGCACCCAATACCTGCAAACCCATTACAAAGATGCTCAGGGGTGGTTCCTTTTTATCTCCTTTGCTGCAGACCTGAGAAATACCTTCTTCATCTTCTTTCCCATCTGGTTCCATTTAAAAGAATCAGTTGGCATCAAGCTTATCTGGGTGGCTGTGATTGGAGATTGGCTCAATCTGGTCTTCAAATG GATCTTGTTTGGAGAACGTCCATACTGGTGGGTCCATGAGACTTCCTACTACACAAACAGCTCTGCTCCACACATCGAGCAGTACCCCATGACCTGTGAGACTGGCCCAG GTAGCCCATCTGGTCATGCAATGGGTGCTGCTGGTGTCTACTATGCCTTGGTCACCTCCATCCTGGCCATAATGCTGAACAAGGAGAAGAAAACGTCATCCAAGAGCCT GTACTTGCGTGGTTCATTCTGGACTCTCTTCTGGATGGTCCAGGTCTGCGTATGTCTCTCCAGAGTTTTCATTGCTGCCCATTTCCCCCATCAAGTTATCACCGGTGTTATTACAG GCATGATTGTTGCAGAGGCGTTCAACAGACAAACGTGGATCTACAAAGCTAGTCTGAAAAATTACTTCAACATCACGTTATTCCTTCTCTCTTTTGCGGTGGGCTTCTACGTGCTCCTTAAAGCTCTGGGTGTGGATCTCCTGTGGACCCTTGAGAAAGCCCAGAAATGGTGCGTCAATCCAGCCTGGGTCCATATGGACAGCACCCCCTTCGCCAGCCTGTTGAGAAACATGGGCACCCTCTTCGGTTTGGGACTCGGCCTTCACTCCCCACTGTACACTGAGAGAAAGAAGAGCAACAGTGCTAGAGTCAGGATCACCTGTATTGTCGCCTCTCTCTTCCTGCTGCATCTCTTTGATTCCATCAAGCCTCCAACACACATGGCTGCTCTCTTCTATCTGCTGTCTTTCTGCAAGAGTGCCACCGTTCCCCTCGCCACGGTCAGTATCATCCCTTACTGCGTGTCTGGAGCTCTCGGATTACACAGCAAGAAGCAAATTTAA
- the aarsd1 gene encoding alanyl-tRNA editing protein Aarsd1 has translation MAFWCQKDSYMQEFDTSVVSCVPAELKLENNGKKEKVKGFKVKLKDTILFPEGGGQPDDHGTIGGVSVLRVMRQGPEAVHFISSALEEGQEVHIKLDWERRFDHMQQHSGQHLITALADAMFGYKTTSWELGRQRSSIELDTATVKPIEMEALEAAVNEKIRAHVPVAVHLLSIDDPAVEKVRSRGLPDDHAGPIRIIDIEGVDANMCCGTHVSNLSHLQVIKILGTEKGKKNKTNLIFLVGNRVLKHAEKSYNIEKSLTSLLKTGADEHVDAVDKLQKTVKRLQKCNLSILREMAVMIAQNFKSKLDRGKFFSLHNKDGDNEFMNIIANEIGFQDTVIFLTVGEEKGAGLFLLAGPENFVTEFGPRVSELLQGKGAGKSGRYQGKANSLAKRAEAEVLLQEHSCNLTAGEE, from the exons TTTGACACATCTGTCGTGTCTTGCGTACCTGCGGAATTAAAATTAGAGAACAACGGGAAGAAAGAAAAAGTGAAAGGTTTTAAAGTGAAACTAAAAGACACCATTCTGTTTCCAGAGGGAGGAGGACAG CCTGATGATCATGGGACGATCGGAGGTGTCTCTGTGCTGCGTGTAATGAGACAGGGTCCTGAGGCAGTGCACTTCATCAGCTCTGCTCTAGAGGAGGGACAGGAGGTCCACATCAAGCTGGACTGGGAGCGACGGTTTGACCACATGCAGCAGCATTCAG GACAACACTTGATCACAGCTTTAGCTGATGCAATGTTTGGATACAAAACTACCTCTTG GGAGTTGGGCCGTCAGCGTAGCAGTATAGAGCTGGACACAGCCACAGTGAAGCCTATAGAGATGGAGGCTTTAGAGGCAGCAGTGAATGAGAAGATTCGTGCACACGTTCCAGTCGCTGTTCACCTGCTGTCCATTGATGATCCTGCTGTAGAGAAG GTGAGAAGTCGTGGTCTTCCTGACGATCACGCTGGACCCATCAGGATCATTGACATTGAGGGTGTAGATGCCAACATGTGCTGTGGGACTCATGTGTCCAACCTCAGTCACCTGCAG GTTATTAAGATTCTGGGAactgaaaaaggaaaaaagaataaAACCAACCTGATTTTCTTAGTGGGCAACAGGGTGCTAAAGCATGCTGAGAAGAGTTACAACATTGAAAAATCTCTGACGTCCCTTCTTAA AACAGGGGCAGATGAACATGTCGATGCAGTGGACAAACTACAGAAGACGGTAAAACGACTTCAGAAA TGTAATCTTAGTATCCTGAGGGAAATGGCTGTTATGATTGCACAGAACTTCAAAAGCAAACTGGACAGAGGAAAATTCTTCAGCTTACACAA CAAAGATGGTGATAATGAGTTCATGAACATCATTGCAAATGAAATCGGATTTCAG GACACAGTGATCTTCCTGACAGTGGGTGAGGAGAAGGGTGCAGGACTGTTCCTTCTTGCAGGCCCTGAGAATTTTGTAACTGAATTTGGACCTCG GGTGTCAGAGCTGCTGCAGGGTAAAGGAGCTGGAAAGTCAGGACGTTACCAGGGTAAAGCCAACAGTCTGGCGAAGAGAGCAGAAGCAGAGGTGTTACTGCAGGAGCACAGCTGCAATCTCACCGCAGGAGAGGAGTAA